The Naumovozyma dairenensis CBS 421 chromosome 1, complete genome genomic interval TACCCTTAGATAGACTAGTATCTAAGCCAGGGTTTCTGTTTATCTGGGCAAGTGCTAAAAAGATCAATGAATTGacgaaattattaaataatgaacttTGGGcaaaaaaatttagaaGAAGTGAAGAATTGGTCTTTGTTCCTATCGATAAAAATTCACCATTTTATCCCGGTTTAGATCAAGATGATGACACTTTACTTGCAAAAATGCAATGGCATTGTTGGATGTGTATCACGGGGACTGTTAGAAGATCAACAGATGGTCATTTGATCCATTGTAATGTCGATACtgatttgaatattgaaaCAGAGAAGACTCGTAATGGAGCAGTTCCATCACATCTTTATAGGGTTGCTGAGAACTTTTCAACAGCAACAAGAAGATTACATATTATCCCTGCAAGAACGGGCTGGGAAACTCCAGTAAGGTTAAGACCTGGTTGGGTTATTATGAGCCCAGATGTAATGCTCAATAATTTCGATCCAGCTAAATATAAGAAGGAAATATCTAGGTTAGGTTGTAATATCCCATTAAAGAACGAAATTGAGACATTAAGACCAAAGAGTCCAATACAAAAGGCTTCCTGATAGTACATTGTAATATTTCAGTCGAGCAATCTATTATTTCTGCATAATTTGAAGCATAGCATATATCTATAAGATAGCATCAaaagaattttttattcttcatctaaaaaaagaaaaggaaatagTGCTGGGCATTAACTTATCCTTAATATTAAACAACTAATATACCTTATCTTTTAAACATGTGAATGTAAGTATACTACTTAGCTATAAGCCATTGTATTGTACATaatgttttattattcatagaaaatgaagaaggtgACCACAGTCAAGCCTTTGTAAAATGGAAACAAGTACATCAGGTTTAGGTTCCGGTATAAAAAGTAAATATTGACATTTCGATAGGTCGTagcaaaagaaaataag includes:
- the KAR4 gene encoding Kar4p (similar to Saccharomyces cerevisiae KAR4 (YCL055W); ancestral locus Anc_1.12), with the protein product MTPMESYTTSKESEHKSKHVNFKPSTGFHTNDYSNNYIHTGSMPQKHVTNIENPVEGYPKLQKLFEEKDKQISHYATTPFGCKVEIDSMVPKLNSWIQKDNLNFDVVMIGCLTDNQFIYPLLTQLPLDRLVSKPGFLFIWASAKKINELTKLLNNELWAKKFRRSEELVFVPIDKNSPFYPGLDQDDDTLLAKMQWHCWMCITGTVRRSTDGHLIHCNVDTDLNIETEKTRNGAVPSHLYRVAENFSTATRRLHIIPARTGWETPVRLRPGWVIMSPDVMLNNFDPAKYKKEISRLGCNIPLKNEIETLRPKSPIQKAS